In one Pseudoclavibacter sp. Marseille-Q3772 genomic region, the following are encoded:
- a CDS encoding D-alanine--D-alanine ligase family protein has product MTTATTRTRVLVLFGGRSSEHEISCATAAGVLSAIDRERFDVLPVGITRSGQWVLEEDRPEKFRLDPEHMPQVQDNGTRVLLPNEVGSREVMMVRDGALESLGDIDVVFPLLHGPFGEDGTVQGVLELADVPFVGSGVLAGAAGMDKHYTKLVLAAAGIRVAPGLTVHRREWDADASEVLTRIENTCAYPVFVKPARAGSSVGVSKVKSADALPEAMGVAFAEDDHVLIETGISGRELEVAILESRPGERPRASVAGEIVMEHGEFYDFASKYLDASAAKLVCPAELTDAELRQMQELAIRAFEALGCSGLSRVDFFLDDEGFLVNEINTMPGFTPISMFPRCWAESGISYPELITELIDVALAHAAQRRG; this is encoded by the coding sequence ATGACCACTGCAACTACGCGCACACGAGTCCTGGTGCTCTTTGGTGGCCGTTCGAGTGAGCACGAGATTTCCTGCGCCACCGCAGCCGGGGTGCTGAGCGCAATCGACCGCGAACGATTCGATGTGCTGCCGGTTGGGATCACTCGCAGCGGTCAGTGGGTGCTCGAAGAAGATCGTCCTGAGAAGTTCCGGCTCGATCCGGAGCATATGCCGCAGGTGCAGGACAACGGAACGCGCGTGCTGCTACCGAACGAAGTTGGTAGCCGAGAAGTGATGATGGTCCGCGACGGTGCCCTGGAATCACTCGGTGACATCGACGTTGTGTTCCCCCTCTTGCACGGACCGTTCGGAGAGGACGGCACGGTGCAGGGTGTGCTGGAGCTGGCGGATGTTCCGTTCGTCGGCTCTGGTGTGCTGGCAGGTGCTGCCGGGATGGATAAGCACTACACCAAACTGGTGCTGGCAGCGGCCGGCATTCGGGTGGCTCCGGGCCTGACGGTGCACCGCCGGGAGTGGGATGCGGATGCGAGTGAGGTGCTGACACGGATCGAGAACACCTGCGCGTATCCCGTGTTCGTGAAACCTGCGCGAGCAGGATCGTCCGTTGGGGTGTCGAAGGTAAAGAGCGCCGATGCGCTCCCGGAAGCCATGGGTGTGGCCTTCGCGGAAGATGATCACGTACTCATCGAGACGGGTATCTCCGGCCGCGAACTTGAAGTCGCGATCCTCGAATCGCGCCCCGGGGAGCGACCCCGCGCATCCGTTGCCGGAGAAATCGTGATGGAACACGGCGAGTTTTACGATTTCGCCTCCAAGTACCTGGACGCATCGGCCGCCAAACTCGTTTGCCCGGCGGAGCTTACCGACGCCGAGCTCAGGCAGATGCAAGAACTTGCCATTCGAGCGTTCGAGGCATTGGGATGCTCGGGGCTATCGCGCGTGGATTTCTTCCTCGATGACGAAGGGTTCCTCGTGAACGAGATCAACACGATGCCCGGATTTACGCCTATCTCAATGTTCCCGCGCTGCTGGGCCGAAAGCGGTATTAGCTATCCGGAGCTGATCACCGAGCTGATCGATGTTGCGCTCGCGCACGCGGCGCAACGCCGTGGCTAG
- a CDS encoding NAD(P)H-dependent glycerol-3-phosphate dehydrogenase, which yields MSEITVVGGGNWGTTFAKVLADGGHEVTLVVRRADLAEEINDAHRNTAYLPGVNLPDRIRATTDLAQAIPDARYVFLSVPAQSCRENLEEIRPLLAQNAAIISLMKGVERSTGKRMSEVIAEVAAISADRIAVASGPNIALEIAREQPTAILVASESLELATDVAKVARCSYLRSFVSTDVIGTEFGGVLKNLIAIAIGIADGVGFGENTKASIMTRGLAEITDFATALGAQRDTMMGLAGMGDLIATCMSPLSRNFTAGRLLGQGYSYVDVNSRMQQTAEGLRSVESILEIAQEENVPMPIVQQIAAVLDGRMHPTELAPHLATDNDETPKGETA from the coding sequence ATGAGCGAAATCACCGTTGTGGGCGGCGGCAATTGGGGAACGACCTTCGCCAAAGTGCTTGCCGATGGTGGTCACGAGGTCACCCTCGTCGTGCGCCGCGCGGACCTCGCCGAAGAGATCAACGACGCGCACCGCAATACCGCCTACCTGCCGGGTGTGAACCTTCCCGACCGCATCCGTGCTACGACCGACCTCGCCCAGGCGATTCCTGACGCGCGCTACGTGTTTCTTTCTGTTCCAGCGCAGTCCTGCCGAGAGAACCTCGAAGAGATTCGACCGCTACTGGCACAGAACGCAGCCATCATCAGCCTGATGAAGGGCGTTGAGCGCTCCACCGGTAAGCGGATGAGCGAGGTGATCGCCGAGGTTGCCGCGATCAGCGCTGATCGAATCGCGGTGGCGAGCGGTCCGAATATTGCTCTCGAGATCGCTCGGGAGCAGCCCACGGCCATCCTAGTGGCCAGCGAATCGCTGGAGTTGGCGACGGATGTTGCCAAGGTGGCTCGCTGCTCGTATCTGCGTTCCTTTGTGAGTACCGACGTGATTGGCACCGAGTTCGGTGGCGTGCTGAAGAACCTCATCGCGATTGCCATCGGTATCGCGGATGGGGTTGGGTTCGGTGAGAACACGAAGGCGTCGATTATGACGCGTGGTCTGGCCGAGATCACCGACTTCGCTACTGCGCTTGGGGCACAGCGCGACACCATGATGGGGCTCGCCGGGATGGGGGATCTCATCGCCACCTGTATGTCACCGCTCTCGCGAAACTTCACGGCCGGACGCTTGCTCGGCCAGGGATACAGCTATGTGGATGTGAATAGTCGGATGCAGCAGACTGCGGAGGGGCTGCGGTCGGTCGAGTCGATTCTTGAGATCGCTCAGGAAGAGAATGTGCCGATGCCGATCGTGCAACAGATCGCCGCTGTACTCGACGGCCGGATGCATCCCACAGAGCTCGCCCCGCACCTTGCCACCGATAACGACGAAACCCCAAAGGGGGAGACCGCATGA
- a CDS encoding lysophospholipid acyltransferase family protein, with protein sequence MATSKPGRRARYPERRRPSIFWLFAPIAEPLMGVLFKYDIRGSIPATGPMILCSNHYSDIDPLANAVAVWKLGRKPRFMAKESLFRVPVLGWIMRRTGQISVDRSAGANRSDSISAAQQLIAADGLVIIYPEGTLTREPAGWPMRGKSGAVRLALEHNIPIIPMATWGAHEVMPRFAKKFRFRFRTPLTIRVGEPVDLSQWQGKHASRTVNQQATEQVMREITRLLEDIRGDQAPTELYDPVAHGQTEYGMPTESDAATPSRSRRSKRRGSARKAE encoded by the coding sequence ATGGCTACATCCAAACCCGGGCGCCGCGCCCGCTACCCTGAGCGCCGCCGACCGTCGATCTTTTGGCTGTTCGCGCCGATCGCCGAGCCGCTCATGGGCGTACTCTTCAAATACGACATTCGTGGCAGCATTCCCGCCACCGGGCCGATGATTCTGTGCAGTAACCACTATTCGGATATCGATCCGCTCGCAAACGCGGTTGCCGTATGGAAATTGGGCCGTAAGCCTCGCTTCATGGCGAAGGAATCGCTGTTTCGTGTGCCGGTGCTCGGTTGGATTATGCGCCGTACGGGGCAGATTTCTGTTGACCGCTCGGCAGGGGCAAATCGCAGCGACTCGATTTCGGCCGCGCAGCAGCTGATTGCCGCCGACGGTTTGGTAATCATCTATCCGGAGGGCACACTCACCCGTGAACCGGCCGGTTGGCCGATGCGCGGCAAGTCTGGCGCGGTGCGGCTTGCTCTCGAGCACAACATCCCCATCATCCCCATGGCGACGTGGGGCGCGCACGAGGTGATGCCTCGGTTCGCGAAGAAGTTTCGGTTCCGGTTCCGCACGCCGCTCACCATTCGAGTTGGGGAACCGGTCGATCTGTCGCAGTGGCAGGGCAAACATGCTTCTCGAACGGTGAACCAGCAGGCCACCGAGCAGGTGATGCGTGAGATCACCCGGTTGCTCGAAGATATTCGTGGTGACCAGGCACCAACGGAACTGTACGACCCGGTCGCGCACGGACAAACCGAGTATGGGATGCCGACTGAGTCCGATGCAGCAACACCGTCGCGCTCACGGCGATCAAAGCGACGTGGCTCCGCGAGGAAGGCAGAATGA
- the murA gene encoding UDP-N-acetylglucosamine 1-carboxyvinyltransferase, which translates to MSTLTEDAARFAKFSGLQGDTITFNGGQPLRGTVRVRGAKNFVTKAMVAALLGDAPSVLRNVPDISDVRIVAGLLGVHGVKIAHDVASGEVQLDPTAVKSAHMAEINAHAGSSRIPILFCGPLLHQLGEAFIPDLGGCRIGDRPIDFHLAALRSFGAVVDKLPDGIHLTAPNGLIGAKITLEYPSVGATEQVLLTAVRAQGLTELSNAAIEPEIMDLINVLQKMGAIISVDADRVIRIEGVPNLGGYDHKSLFDRNEAASWAAAALATRGDIFVEGAQQAEMLTFLNVFRKCGGKFEIQDDGIRFYHPGDNLSPVVIETDVHPGFMTDWQQPLVVALTQATGVSIVHETVYEQRFGFTEALVKMGATIELHRECLGGQKCRFGQRNFVHSAVVSGPSHLTGADIEVPDLRGGFSHLIAALMAQGKSRVSNVGIIARGYENFLDKLRSLGAVFEVED; encoded by the coding sequence GTGAGCACGCTGACTGAGGACGCCGCACGGTTTGCGAAGTTTTCTGGTCTGCAAGGTGACACCATCACCTTCAATGGTGGCCAACCATTACGGGGAACCGTGCGGGTGCGCGGAGCAAAGAACTTCGTCACCAAGGCCATGGTCGCGGCACTGCTGGGCGACGCCCCTAGCGTACTGAGGAACGTGCCCGATATCTCTGATGTGCGCATCGTTGCGGGACTGCTCGGAGTTCACGGCGTCAAGATTGCCCATGATGTTGCCAGCGGTGAAGTCCAGCTCGACCCCACCGCGGTGAAAAGTGCGCACATGGCCGAGATCAACGCGCATGCCGGTTCGAGCCGCATCCCCATCCTGTTCTGCGGACCGTTACTGCATCAGCTCGGCGAAGCATTTATCCCAGACCTTGGCGGTTGCCGCATCGGCGACCGACCGATTGATTTTCACCTTGCCGCGCTGCGCTCGTTCGGTGCCGTAGTCGACAAACTGCCGGACGGCATCCATCTCACCGCCCCGAACGGTTTGATCGGCGCGAAGATTACTCTTGAGTACCCGTCGGTAGGTGCAACCGAGCAGGTGCTGCTCACCGCTGTGCGCGCACAGGGGCTCACCGAGCTGTCGAATGCGGCAATTGAGCCCGAGATCATGGACCTCATCAATGTGCTGCAGAAGATGGGCGCGATTATCTCGGTGGATGCCGACCGCGTGATCCGCATTGAGGGCGTACCGAATCTGGGCGGCTACGATCACAAATCCCTATTCGACCGCAATGAGGCTGCCAGCTGGGCCGCCGCCGCACTCGCCACCCGAGGCGATATTTTTGTCGAGGGGGCGCAGCAGGCCGAAATGCTTACGTTCTTGAACGTGTTCCGCAAATGCGGCGGTAAGTTCGAGATCCAAGATGACGGCATTCGCTTCTACCACCCGGGTGACAACCTGTCACCGGTGGTGATTGAAACGGATGTGCACCCCGGGTTTATGACGGACTGGCAGCAGCCCCTGGTTGTTGCGCTGACGCAGGCCACCGGCGTATCGATCGTGCACGAGACGGTATACGAACAGCGTTTTGGTTTCACCGAGGCGCTCGTGAAGATGGGCGCGACCATTGAGCTGCACCGGGAGTGCCTTGGCGGACAGAAATGCCGTTTCGGACAGCGCAACTTCGTACACTCGGCGGTTGTCTCTGGTCCGTCGCACCTGACTGGCGCCGATATTGAAGTTCCCGATCTGCGCGGCGGCTTCAGCCACCTCATCGCCGCACTCATGGCACAGGGGAAGTCGCGCGTGTCGAATGTCGGCATCATTGCGCGCGGATACGAGAACTTCCTCGACAAACTGCGTAGCCTCGGCGCCGTGTTTGAGGTTGAAGACTAG
- the leuD gene encoding 3-isopropylmalate dehydratase small subunit, with translation MEPIKRVTGVAVPLKRSNVDTDQIIPAAYLKRVTKTGFEDALFAGWRQEESFVLNRPEYSGATILFPGPDFGTGSSREHAVWALRDYGFRAVIGARFGEIFRGNAGKQGLLVGVLPEAQVEEIWQQLEANPGTQAVVDLEARTVTVDEQEYSFEIDDYTRWRLMEGLDDIALTLRDEDAIDAFEATRPGWMPKTVPAMGDTEPGTVVPDTETAGGNHS, from the coding sequence ATGGAACCAATCAAACGCGTTACCGGTGTGGCCGTGCCGCTGAAGCGGTCGAACGTTGACACCGACCAGATCATTCCCGCTGCCTACCTGAAACGGGTTACTAAGACCGGTTTTGAGGATGCGCTGTTTGCCGGCTGGCGACAGGAAGAATCGTTCGTGTTGAACCGACCCGAATACAGCGGCGCCACCATTCTGTTCCCCGGGCCAGACTTCGGTACCGGATCGAGCCGCGAGCACGCCGTATGGGCGCTGCGTGACTACGGGTTTCGGGCGGTGATCGGTGCTCGTTTCGGTGAGATTTTCCGAGGTAACGCCGGAAAACAGGGACTGCTCGTTGGCGTGCTGCCCGAGGCTCAGGTTGAGGAGATCTGGCAACAGCTCGAAGCGAACCCGGGCACGCAGGCAGTGGTTGACCTCGAAGCCCGTACCGTAACGGTGGACGAGCAGGAGTACAGCTTCGAAATCGATGACTACACTCGCTGGCGCCTGATGGAAGGGCTTGACGACATCGCGCTGACGCTACGCGACGAGGATGCGATCGACGCCTTCGAAGCAACTCGCCCAGGTTGGATGCCGAAAACGGTGCCCGCTATGGGAGACACTGAACCGGGGACAGTCGTCCCTGATACCGAAACCGCCGGAGGGAACCACTCGTGA
- the leuC gene encoding 3-isopropylmalate dehydratase large subunit translates to MTTERVAATAPKTLPEKVWDAHVVKRGENGHPDLLYIDLHIMHEVTSPQAFDGLRQAGRSVRRVDQTIATEDHNTPTVNILNRIADDTSRTQIETLRKNAQEFGVRLHPLGDREQGIVHVVGPQLGLTMPGITVVCGDSHTSTHGAFGAMAFGIGTSEVEHVLATSTLPLKPFKTMAVNVEGTLRPGVTAKDIILAVIAKIGTGGGAGYVLEYRGSAIRSLSMEGRMTICNMSIEAGARAGMVAPDETTFEYLKGRPHAPSGEAWDEAVAYWRTLPTDEGATFDAEIDINADELEPFVTWGTNPGQGLPLSQSVPSPEDFSDPNERTAAERALEYMDLDPGTQLKEISVDTVFMGSCTNSRIEDLRAFASVIKGRKKADGMRVMVVPGSARVRLQAEAEGIDKIVTDFGGEWRFAGCSMCLGMNPDQLAPGERCASTSNRNFEGRQGKGGRTHLVSPLVAAATAVRGTLASPADLPELEMEASN, encoded by the coding sequence ATGACCACAGAACGCGTCGCGGCCACGGCCCCGAAAACGCTGCCGGAAAAGGTTTGGGATGCCCACGTAGTGAAGCGTGGTGAGAACGGTCACCCAGACCTGCTCTACATCGACCTGCACATCATGCATGAGGTCACCAGCCCGCAGGCGTTTGACGGTCTCCGCCAGGCAGGCCGAAGCGTTCGTCGAGTGGATCAGACCATCGCGACTGAAGACCACAACACTCCCACGGTCAACATCCTCAACCGCATCGCCGATGACACATCGCGCACACAGATCGAAACACTGCGAAAGAACGCGCAGGAATTCGGTGTACGTCTGCACCCACTGGGCGACCGCGAGCAGGGCATTGTCCACGTTGTCGGCCCGCAGCTTGGGCTCACGATGCCGGGGATCACGGTCGTGTGCGGTGACTCGCACACCTCTACCCACGGTGCATTCGGCGCCATGGCGTTCGGTATCGGCACGAGTGAAGTCGAGCACGTACTGGCCACCTCGACGCTGCCGCTCAAGCCATTCAAGACGATGGCGGTGAATGTCGAGGGCACGCTCCGCCCGGGCGTGACAGCAAAGGACATCATCCTCGCCGTGATCGCCAAGATCGGCACCGGCGGTGGTGCTGGTTACGTACTTGAATATCGCGGTTCGGCGATTCGTTCGCTCTCCATGGAGGGGCGGATGACCATCTGCAATATGTCGATTGAGGCGGGTGCCCGCGCCGGTATGGTCGCGCCCGACGAGACCACATTTGAGTACCTGAAGGGGCGTCCGCACGCGCCGTCGGGTGAGGCATGGGACGAAGCCGTTGCGTACTGGCGAACCCTCCCCACCGATGAAGGGGCAACATTCGACGCCGAGATCGACATCAACGCGGATGAGCTCGAACCCTTTGTGACCTGGGGGACGAACCCCGGACAGGGACTGCCGCTATCGCAGTCCGTGCCGTCGCCCGAAGACTTCTCCGACCCCAACGAGCGCACCGCCGCAGAGCGGGCCCTGGAATATATGGACCTGGATCCCGGCACGCAGCTGAAGGAAATCAGCGTGGACACCGTGTTCATGGGGTCGTGTACGAACTCGCGTATCGAAGACCTGCGTGCGTTTGCCAGCGTCATTAAAGGTCGCAAGAAGGCCGACGGGATGCGGGTCATGGTCGTTCCCGGGTCGGCGCGCGTGCGCTTACAGGCAGAGGCGGAGGGGATCGACAAGATCGTTACCGACTTCGGTGGCGAGTGGCGCTTCGCCGGCTGTTCGATGTGCTTGGGGATGAACCCTGACCAGCTCGCACCCGGAGAACGCTGCGCATCCACATCCAACCGAAACTTTGAAGGCAGGCAGGGTAAAGGCGGGCGAACCCACCTGGTGTCACCGCTGGTCGCAGCTGCCACAGCAGTGCGCGGCACACTGGCGAGCCCCGCTGATCTACCCGAGCTCGAGATGGAGGCCAGCAACTAA
- a CDS encoding protein phosphatase 2C domain-containing protein, which yields MTDLASTSVGNIAIQADAVTDVGAVRAVNEDSVHAVSPVFLVADGMGGHSYGDRASQAVAEAFAEAFADVQTASPEDVLSTIDRANTNIQDLVNADSPGAVAGTTVSGIALVDVAPEDGEGSSPHWMIFNVGDSRVYGWNGRDLVQVTVDHSAVQELVSLGIITPEEAEHHPDRNVITRAVGSEANVETDLWLMPVQGHQLFLICSDGLNKELPDADIAAIIAEYLTEPEPRGSLAQRLVDEALERGGRDNVSVVIVQSSVETADGVEEPTRS from the coding sequence TTGACGGATCTGGCATCAACCAGTGTCGGCAACATTGCTATCCAAGCGGATGCGGTGACCGACGTTGGTGCTGTCCGCGCGGTCAACGAAGATTCCGTGCACGCCGTTTCGCCCGTATTCCTCGTGGCCGACGGTATGGGTGGACACTCGTACGGTGACCGGGCGAGTCAGGCCGTCGCCGAGGCATTTGCCGAAGCATTTGCCGATGTACAAACCGCTTCGCCCGAGGACGTACTGAGCACCATTGATCGAGCGAATACGAATATCCAGGATTTGGTGAACGCCGACAGTCCGGGTGCTGTGGCCGGCACAACAGTATCCGGTATCGCGCTCGTCGATGTTGCCCCGGAAGACGGTGAAGGATCCTCCCCGCACTGGATGATCTTCAACGTCGGAGATTCACGCGTGTATGGCTGGAACGGTCGCGATCTCGTTCAAGTCACAGTTGACCACTCTGCGGTGCAGGAGCTCGTCTCACTCGGCATCATCACCCCGGAAGAAGCCGAACACCATCCCGACCGCAACGTCATTACTCGCGCCGTTGGATCAGAAGCGAATGTCGAGACTGATCTTTGGCTGATGCCGGTCCAGGGCCACCAGTTGTTTCTGATCTGCTCAGACGGGCTCAACAAGGAGCTCCCCGACGCTGATATCGCGGCAATCATTGCCGAGTACCTCACGGAACCTGAACCCCGGGGGTCCCTCGCACAGCGGCTCGTCGATGAGGCATTGGAGCGTGGCGGCCGGGATAACGTGAGCGTCGTAATCGTGCAGTCCAGTGTGGAAACCGCCGATGGAGTCGAGGAACCTACGCGCAGCTGA
- a CDS encoding amino acid permease — MSSTSVGTTDENTTEPPQMERGIKNRHLQLIAIGGSIGTGLFMGSGSLINTAGPGIVLVYLIIGLFVFLIMRMLGELLLSNLHYKTFGDIAKDQVGPWAGFFVSWNYWFSWIVACIADIIAITGYVNFFNEDIPTWLPALIAAVVLTLLNLLPVKFFGEAEFWFAIIKIIAILGLIVVGVVLVVTGFTSPSGVEAKVSNLWEYGGFLPMGISGLLLGFQMGIFSFIGVELVGTAAAETENPRKTLPKAINSIVVRILIFYVGALLVIMMVTPWQDVDPEKSPFVSTLSLAGFGLAAVIINLVVLTSAASSANSGIYSDTRMLFALSHDGHAPKPLGKLGRLGTPRNAVLFTCVFLFLSIPILLAGDSVVEGFKFVSSICATLVLFTWGMICVSYICYLRKDPSAHKASAFKTPIAPVAPWLVLAFFVFIAVMLIIADDTRVPFLCAPIWFVLLTVLWQVRKRSLLREGKPVTGVIPTVQHPLDAEEKAEGDS, encoded by the coding sequence TTGTCATCCACCTCTGTCGGAACCACCGACGAGAACACAACTGAGCCCCCACAGATGGAGCGCGGGATCAAGAACCGCCACCTCCAGCTGATCGCAATCGGCGGTTCGATCGGCACCGGCCTGTTTATGGGGTCAGGTTCGCTAATCAACACCGCGGGACCCGGCATTGTGCTGGTGTACCTCATCATCGGTCTGTTCGTATTCCTGATCATGCGGATGCTCGGAGAGCTGCTGCTCTCGAACCTCCACTACAAGACCTTCGGCGATATCGCCAAGGACCAGGTCGGCCCGTGGGCCGGGTTCTTTGTTTCGTGGAACTACTGGTTCAGCTGGATCGTGGCCTGTATCGCCGACATCATTGCAATCACGGGATACGTGAACTTCTTCAATGAGGACATCCCGACCTGGCTACCGGCACTCATTGCAGCGGTAGTGCTGACGCTGCTCAATCTGCTGCCGGTGAAGTTCTTCGGCGAGGCGGAATTCTGGTTCGCCATTATCAAGATCATTGCCATCCTCGGCTTGATCGTGGTTGGCGTCGTGCTCGTCGTTACCGGCTTCACCAGCCCCTCGGGTGTGGAAGCGAAGGTGTCGAACCTGTGGGAGTACGGTGGGTTCCTGCCGATGGGTATTTCGGGCTTGCTGCTCGGATTCCAGATGGGAATCTTCTCCTTCATCGGAGTTGAGCTCGTGGGTACCGCTGCGGCCGAAACTGAGAACCCGCGCAAGACCCTGCCCAAGGCGATCAACTCGATCGTGGTTCGCATCCTGATTTTCTATGTTGGTGCGCTGCTGGTCATCATGATGGTTACCCCGTGGCAGGATGTTGACCCTGAGAAGAGTCCGTTTGTGTCAACGCTCTCGCTGGCCGGCTTTGGTCTCGCGGCCGTGATCATCAACCTCGTTGTGCTGACCTCCGCCGCATCCAGCGCGAACTCTGGTATCTACTCGGATACTCGAATGCTGTTTGCGCTGTCGCATGACGGTCATGCACCGAAGCCGCTCGGCAAGCTGGGGCGTCTGGGTACTCCGCGCAATGCCGTGCTGTTTACCTGTGTGTTCTTGTTCCTGTCGATCCCGATCCTGTTGGCCGGAGATTCGGTCGTTGAGGGATTCAAGTTCGTTTCGTCGATCTGCGCGACGCTGGTGTTGTTCACCTGGGGCATGATCTGCGTGTCGTATATCTGCTACCTGCGCAAAGACCCGAGTGCCCACAAAGCGTCAGCGTTCAAGACACCGATTGCTCCGGTGGCCCCCTGGCTGGTGCTGGCGTTCTTCGTATTCATCGCGGTCATGCTGATCATCGCCGATGACACTCGCGTGCCATTCCTGTGTGCGCCGATTTGGTTCGTGCTGCTTACCGTGCTGTGGCAGGTCCGCAAGCGCTCATTGCTGCGCGAAGGAAAGCCGGTCACTGGTGTGATTCCGACGGTGCAGCATCCGCTCGATGCTGAGGAGAAAGCGGAAGGCGACTCATAG